One window of Dermacentor albipictus isolate Rhodes 1998 colony chromosome 9, USDA_Dalb.pri_finalv2, whole genome shotgun sequence genomic DNA carries:
- the LOC139049471 gene encoding uncharacterized protein isoform X1, with amino-acid sequence MASSTRSTMPSLRLAILQLILFVFRQGSAVCYFPVELHGTFLMQTQATQAYGGSVVSYSEITVEVDAIPPWGRCHRRRGHHVILKDSTGAEDCMRCFHLTLKTPNVIQIHAEGLARCYTNEEAARATCPDDRAVSERRFTEIILYRKHQEEQLKANGLLGEPPSPSMAGSSLHQMFCPINGRYRFQYSANGEEFRCAEPYSSELSNCPRGDGLTVRFRQCSFPDFDVSFLCLGDWESGRGGDRYLALMDLRKDPESRPRYRCGLYREEAGTGRVYVALSSDSTCTTQLTSATSGYESLVLTPVPERSLPAEVEAATCHYPDWSQGQWERVRVEAGTLVFRDTDRFVTLTARCVTRQNSTPNDRLLVYGVTQCGEELYYCLWLRRRSINVMEFQLGSNPSAHPSDSLCSDEQFTTTTWVTQGRSQSSLAACPITGDYTGVIPGTTGLCARVASDCNNPDIMFYSVSSCDNKTHVYEEREYRCLGSWDEDGVTYTYTQRRDIPGYQCFSGKIIRSGDEAYIKEAGESCIRGEDPLLYGMKIAKQASCNTVLPPRPPPVRAPSLPPRKIGGRPLVPPLHPNTHDPYWYRAETQQPSTKTWKAVTGRPRLNEIPGSSVGIAGGSPVATTVSWMTILVFLALSAGAR; translated from the exons GCTCCGCGGTGTGCTACTTCCCCGTCGAGCTTCACGGAACGTTCTTGATGCAGACGCAAGCGACGCAGGCGTACGGCGGCTCGGTGGTCTCCTACTCGGAGATCACCGTCGAGGTGGACGCCATACCGCCTTGGGGCCGCTGCCATCGGCGTCGGGGGCACCACGTCATCCTGAAGGACAG TACGGGCGCAGAAGACTGCATGCGCTGCTTCCACCTGACGCTCAAGACCCCGAACGTGATCCAGATCCACGCGGAAG GACTCGCCCGATGCTACACGAACGAGGAGGCAGCCCGAGCTACCTGTCCCGATGACCGGGCCGTGTCGGAGCGGCGATTCACCGAAATCATCCTCTACA GGAAGCACCAGGAGGAGCAGCTGAAGGCCAACGGCCTGCTGGGCGAGCCGCCGTCGCCCTCGATGGCCGGCTCCTCGCTGCACCAGATGTTCTGCCCCATCAACGGCCGCTACCGCTTCCAGTACAGCGCCAACGGCGAGGAGTTCCGCTGCGCCGAGCCCTACTCGTCCGAGCTGAGCAACTGCCCCAGGGGCGACGGGCTCACCGTGCGATTCCGCCAGTGCTCCTTCCCCGACTTCG ACGTGAGCTTCCTGTGCCTGGGCGACTGGGAGAGCGGCCGAGGCGGAGACCGCTACCTGGCCCTCATGGACCTCCGGAAGGACCCGGAGTCCCGGCCGCGATACCGCTGCGGG CTGTACCGCGAGGAGGCCGGCACAGGACGCGTCTACGTGGCGCTGTCTTCTGACTCGACCTGCACCACTCAGCTGACGTCAGCCACCAGCGGCTACGAGTCGCTCGTGCTCACGCCAG TGCCCGAGCGCAGCCTTCCCGCGGAGGTGGAGGCGGCCACGTGCCACTATCCGGACTGGAGCCAGGGCCAGTGGGAGCGGGTGCGCGTCGAGGCCGGAACGCTGGTGTTCCGCGACACCGACCGGTTTGTCACGCTCACCGCGCGTTGCGTGACCCGCCAGAACAGCACCCCCAACGACCGGCTGCTCGTCTACGGGGTCACCCAGTG TGGTGAGGAGCTCTACTACTGCCTCTGGTTGCGGCGCCGATCTATCAACGTCATGGAATTCCAGCTGG GTTCAAATCCCAGTGCCCACCCTTCAGATTCGCTCTGCAGTGATGAACAGTTTACAACCACGACGTGGGTCACGCAAGGAA GGAGCCAATCATCGTTGGCCGCATGCCCCATCACGGGTGACTATACGGGTGTCATTCCGGGCACCACGGGTCTGTGTGCTCGTGTGGCCTCAGACTGCAACAACCCGGACATCATGTTCTACTCCGTCAGCAGCTGCGACAACAAGACACATGTCTACGAAG AACGGGAGTACCGCTGTCTCGGCAGCTGGGATGAAGATGGCGTCACCTACACATACACGCAAAGGAGGGACATTCCAGGCTACCAGTGCTTC TCCGGGAAGATTATACGGAGTGGAGATGAAGCGTACATCAAGGAGGCAGGCGAGAGCTGCATACGGGGTGAAGATCCTCTTCTTTATGGAATGAAGATAGCGAAGCAAG CTTCATGCAATACTGTGCTGCCACCTCGTCCTCCTCCTGTTCGTGCGCCGTCACTACCTCCACGGAAGATTGGGGGCCGACCACTGGTGCCCCCACTTCACCCCAACACTCATGACCCATACTGGTATCGGGCCGAGACCCAGCAGCCAAGCACAAAGACCTGGAAGGCTGTCACTG GTCGTCCAAGGTTGAATGAAATCCCAGGCAGCAGTGTTGGCATCGCTGGAGGAAGTCCGGTTGCGACGACTGTGTCTTGGATGACGATCCTTGTGTTCCTGGCCCTGTCAGCAGGTGCCCGGTGA
- the LOC139049471 gene encoding uncharacterized protein isoform X2: MTARLARPPLTPSCGSAVCYFPVELHGTFLMQTQATQAYGGSVVSYSEITVEVDAIPPWGRCHRRRGHHVILKDSTGAEDCMRCFHLTLKTPNVIQIHAEGLARCYTNEEAARATCPDDRAVSERRFTEIILYRKHQEEQLKANGLLGEPPSPSMAGSSLHQMFCPINGRYRFQYSANGEEFRCAEPYSSELSNCPRGDGLTVRFRQCSFPDFDVSFLCLGDWESGRGGDRYLALMDLRKDPESRPRYRCGLYREEAGTGRVYVALSSDSTCTTQLTSATSGYESLVLTPVPERSLPAEVEAATCHYPDWSQGQWERVRVEAGTLVFRDTDRFVTLTARCVTRQNSTPNDRLLVYGVTQCGEELYYCLWLRRRSINVMEFQLGSNPSAHPSDSLCSDEQFTTTTWVTQGRSQSSLAACPITGDYTGVIPGTTGLCARVASDCNNPDIMFYSVSSCDNKTHVYEEREYRCLGSWDEDGVTYTYTQRRDIPGYQCFSGKIIRSGDEAYIKEAGESCIRGEDPLLYGMKIAKQASCNTVLPPRPPPVRAPSLPPRKIGGRPLVPPLHPNTHDPYWYRAETQQPSTKTWKAVTGRPRLNEIPGSSVGIAGGSPVATTVSWMTILVFLALSAGAR; encoded by the exons GCTCCGCGGTGTGCTACTTCCCCGTCGAGCTTCACGGAACGTTCTTGATGCAGACGCAAGCGACGCAGGCGTACGGCGGCTCGGTGGTCTCCTACTCGGAGATCACCGTCGAGGTGGACGCCATACCGCCTTGGGGCCGCTGCCATCGGCGTCGGGGGCACCACGTCATCCTGAAGGACAG TACGGGCGCAGAAGACTGCATGCGCTGCTTCCACCTGACGCTCAAGACCCCGAACGTGATCCAGATCCACGCGGAAG GACTCGCCCGATGCTACACGAACGAGGAGGCAGCCCGAGCTACCTGTCCCGATGACCGGGCCGTGTCGGAGCGGCGATTCACCGAAATCATCCTCTACA GGAAGCACCAGGAGGAGCAGCTGAAGGCCAACGGCCTGCTGGGCGAGCCGCCGTCGCCCTCGATGGCCGGCTCCTCGCTGCACCAGATGTTCTGCCCCATCAACGGCCGCTACCGCTTCCAGTACAGCGCCAACGGCGAGGAGTTCCGCTGCGCCGAGCCCTACTCGTCCGAGCTGAGCAACTGCCCCAGGGGCGACGGGCTCACCGTGCGATTCCGCCAGTGCTCCTTCCCCGACTTCG ACGTGAGCTTCCTGTGCCTGGGCGACTGGGAGAGCGGCCGAGGCGGAGACCGCTACCTGGCCCTCATGGACCTCCGGAAGGACCCGGAGTCCCGGCCGCGATACCGCTGCGGG CTGTACCGCGAGGAGGCCGGCACAGGACGCGTCTACGTGGCGCTGTCTTCTGACTCGACCTGCACCACTCAGCTGACGTCAGCCACCAGCGGCTACGAGTCGCTCGTGCTCACGCCAG TGCCCGAGCGCAGCCTTCCCGCGGAGGTGGAGGCGGCCACGTGCCACTATCCGGACTGGAGCCAGGGCCAGTGGGAGCGGGTGCGCGTCGAGGCCGGAACGCTGGTGTTCCGCGACACCGACCGGTTTGTCACGCTCACCGCGCGTTGCGTGACCCGCCAGAACAGCACCCCCAACGACCGGCTGCTCGTCTACGGGGTCACCCAGTG TGGTGAGGAGCTCTACTACTGCCTCTGGTTGCGGCGCCGATCTATCAACGTCATGGAATTCCAGCTGG GTTCAAATCCCAGTGCCCACCCTTCAGATTCGCTCTGCAGTGATGAACAGTTTACAACCACGACGTGGGTCACGCAAGGAA GGAGCCAATCATCGTTGGCCGCATGCCCCATCACGGGTGACTATACGGGTGTCATTCCGGGCACCACGGGTCTGTGTGCTCGTGTGGCCTCAGACTGCAACAACCCGGACATCATGTTCTACTCCGTCAGCAGCTGCGACAACAAGACACATGTCTACGAAG AACGGGAGTACCGCTGTCTCGGCAGCTGGGATGAAGATGGCGTCACCTACACATACACGCAAAGGAGGGACATTCCAGGCTACCAGTGCTTC TCCGGGAAGATTATACGGAGTGGAGATGAAGCGTACATCAAGGAGGCAGGCGAGAGCTGCATACGGGGTGAAGATCCTCTTCTTTATGGAATGAAGATAGCGAAGCAAG CTTCATGCAATACTGTGCTGCCACCTCGTCCTCCTCCTGTTCGTGCGCCGTCACTACCTCCACGGAAGATTGGGGGCCGACCACTGGTGCCCCCACTTCACCCCAACACTCATGACCCATACTGGTATCGGGCCGAGACCCAGCAGCCAAGCACAAAGACCTGGAAGGCTGTCACTG GTCGTCCAAGGTTGAATGAAATCCCAGGCAGCAGTGTTGGCATCGCTGGAGGAAGTCCGGTTGCGACGACTGTGTCTTGGATGACGATCCTTGTGTTCCTGGCCCTGTCAGCAGGTGCCCGGTGA